One window of the Marmota flaviventris isolate mMarFla1 chromosome 2, mMarFla1.hap1, whole genome shotgun sequence genome contains the following:
- the LOC114087902 gene encoding olfactory receptor 11H6-like, giving the protein MNASGANMVTEFILLSFSCSREIQVLLFMLFLVSYILTLLGNGAIVCAVKLDQKLHTPMYLLLANFSFLEICYINTTVPNMLGNILSETKTISFTACFLQFYFFFSLGINETFLLPLMAFDRYLAICRPLHYPTIMSNRLCTILVSLCWVTAFLCYPVPIYFITQLPFCGPNTIDHFVCDPGPLLALSCVPAPGIELSCSLLSSIIIFITFFFILASYTLVLRVVFRVPSAAGRRKAFSTCGSHLVVVSLFYGTVMMMYISPNSGNPAGTQKVVTLIYSLLTPLVNPLIYSLRNKDMKVALRRIKILTKISQNSLALISGPYFLPI; this is encoded by the coding sequence ATGAATGCATCAGGAGCCAACATGGTGACTGAATTCATACTTTTGAGTTTTTCCTGCTCTAGAGAGATTCAGGTCCTCCTCTTCATGCTGTTCCTTGTGTCCTACATCCTGACACTGTTGGGAAATGGGGCCATTGTCTGTGCAGTGAAGCTGGACCAAAAGCTCCACACCCCAATGTACCTCCTGCTGGCCAACTTCTCCTTCCTGGAAATCTGTTACATCAACACCACTGTCCCAAATATGTTAGGAAACATCCTGTCCGAGACAAAAACCATCTCTTTCACAGCCTGCTTCCTGCAGTTCTACTTCTTCTTCTCCTTGGGTATCAATGAGACCTTCCTATTGCCCCTTATGGCTTTTGACCGATACTTGGCCATCTGTCGGCCTCTCCACTATCCCACCATCATGAGCAATCGTCTCTGCACAATCTTGGTGAGCCTCTGCTGGGTGACTGCCTTCCTCTGCTATCCAGTGCCTATCTATTTTATCACTCAACTCCCCTTTTGTGGCCCCAATACCATTGACCACTTTGTCTGTGACCCTGGTCCTCTCCTGGCCCTGTCCTGTGTTCCTGCACCTGGAATTGAACTTTCCTGTTCCTTATTGAGTTCAATCATTATCTTCATCACCTTCTTCTTTATCCTTGCCTCCTATACCCTGGTCCTCAGAGTTGTGTTTCGTGTGCCCTCAGCTGCTGGAAGGCGCAAGGCTTTCTCCACCTGTGGTTCTCACCTAGTTGTGGTGTCTCTGTTTTATGGAACTGTTATGATGATGTACATCAGCCCGAACTCTGGGAATCCAGCTGGGACACAGAAGGTTGTAACCTTGATCTACTCTTTGTTGACCCCACTTGTAAACCCACTCATCTACAGTCTCCGGAACAAAGACATGAAGGTAGCCTTGAGAAGAATTAAGATACTCACTAAAATTAGTCAAAATTCATTAGCGCTCATAAGTGGACCATATTTTCTCCCCATTTGA